GGGGTGCTTGATCTCCTGTCCCACCATTACCTTAACAAGCGCCTCTTCTCCGGCCTTTATCTTTTCGGGGGCCTCTATTGTCGGCACGTGCTTCTCAGCCTTAAAATCTCCGTCTTTGATTACTTCTCCGATTTTCATTTCTATTCCTCCATTTTTAGATTTTTATATTCTTTTTTAATTGCCTACGTTAATAATATCATAAACTCTATCTTTTGTGTATATAAGAGTAAAAATACATAGTTTTTTCTTATTTTTAGCAGAATTATCAGTATAATGGCCTACTTATTATTAATTGGAGGCTCTCTTTGCCAGTTTTTCCAGCGATAGCTTGACTCTAGCCATCCGCAGCGCAAGCTCCTCCGAGATCCCCGACTCTTCAAAATCACGCCTCTCCGCCTCGACATCCTCGTCGGAGAGAACTAACGGCGCGCGTCTTTTGTATGAAGGCAGCGGCTCTTGGGCCTGCGAGCGGCGGACTATGGGGCCTACGCGAAAATCAACCTTAATTTTTTTACAGCCAAAGAAGGCGGCGACACGCTTCTCTATCTGCGCGCGGCGGAATCGTACTGCGGAGAGGATGCTCTGTTCGGAAACATTTACGGTGAGCGTCATTATCTCTTCGGAATACTCACACTGGGCCGGCTGGCTCTTTTGAGCCAAAGGCGAACCGGCGATCTCCTCCCAGCGCTCTTCCAACTCGGTGAGTTTGACGGACAGCGTCAGCTGCGCCCACCTTTCGGCGTCGGCCATGGACTTAGCATGGTTCCCTATTCCCGCTCTGACGATATCGCCGGCGGCTCTCGCGCCGTCAATCTTTTTCATGCCGCTGCCTGCGTCCGTTTTCTATCGCGACCCAGAGAAGCTGGATATCGGTAGGCGGCACTCCGGGGATGCGAGAGGCCTGTCCCAGCGTCGCCGGCCTGATTTTTTCCAGCTTGCCGCGCCCCTCTGCGGAGAGCCCATGAACATCGCCGAAATCAATATAAGACGGTATCTTCAGCAGTTCCATGCGCCTGAATTTATCGACCTGTCTGTGCTGGCGGCTGATGTAGCCCTCATACTTAAGCTCATTCGCAATCTTCTCGCCGCACTCCGGATCAAGTTCCGATCCCGTAAGTTCGGCGACGAAAGACCAGCTGACTTCTGGACGCCGCAGTAGGTTTTTCGCCGATATACCCTCGCTGAGCGGCGACGACGGCATCGCGGCCAGCCTCTCATTAACCTCGGCGGCGGGCGGGATTTTTAACTCTTCCAGACGTCTCTCCTCAGCCTCAGTCGCTTCGGCCATTTTTTGGAAAGACTCATATTTCTCATCCGATAAAAGCCCGATACGATGCCCAGTCCCGCAGAGGCGGTCGGCGGCGTTGTCGTGACGCAGAAGCAGCCTGTACTCGCAGCGGCTTGTAAGCATACGGTAAGGTTCGCTGGTCCCCTTGGTCACGAGGTCGTCTATAAGCACGCCTATATAGGCCTCGTCACGCCGCAGAACAAAGGGCTCGGAGCCCTGCACGCGCAGCGCCGCGTTGATGCCGGCGATTAGCCCCTGAGCCGCCGCCTCTTCATATCCCGAGGTGCCGTTTATCTGTCCCGCGAGGAAGAGGTTTTTTATCGTTTTTGTCTCCAGCCACGGATTGAGCTGTGTAGGGACGACGAAATCATATTCTATGGCGTAGCCTGGACGCAGAATATGGGCACTCTCGCAGCCCTTTATCGTCTTTATGCTCTCAAACTGTGCCTCAAGACACATCGAAGTGGAAAAGTTCTGAACATAGACCTCCTTGCCCTCAGAGGTTATCGGTTCGAGAAAGATGGGATGGGTATCCTTTTCGGGGAACTTTATTATCTTGTCGTCGATGGAGGGGCAATATCTGGGCCCTTCCGTCCCAAGCTTACCCATGTAGAGCGGAGATTCGGAAAAATATTTTCTGATTATTCTGTGAGTTTCCGCGTTTGTACGCGTCAGCCCGCAGACCATTTCGTCATATTTTTTCTTTACTCCAAAATGTGAAAAGGCCTGCGGCTCCTCAATGCTGCGCTGGCAGTCGAGAGCCTCCCAGTCTATTGTGTCGAAGTGAAGCCTCGGCGTCGTGTCCGTGCGCAGACGCCCTATCTCAAGGCCGCTTCTGCGCAGGTTTCTCGCGAACTCGGTTGAGGCGACCATACCCAAAGGGCCGGATTTATGGGATGTCATTCCGATATGTATCTTGGAATCGAGGTACGTACCGGTGGCGAGTATCACGCAGTCCGCGAAGAATACCTGTCCCGTCTTTATTTTGACGCCGCGCGCCTCGCCGTGCTCGATGATCAGCTCCGCCGCCTGCGCCTGATGCAGTTCAATATTTTTCTCCGTCAGCAGAGCCGTGCGGTAATGATCGCTGTAGCGCCGAGGGCTGCACTGGGCGCGCAGCGTGCGCACCGCCGCCCCCTTGGAGGTGTTGAGCCAGCGCAGATGGCGCGTGGCGCTGTCCGCCGCCGCGGCGCATTCGCCGCCGAGGGCGTCGATCTCCCGCACCATATGGCCCTTGGCGGGTCCGCCGATCGAGGGATTGCAGGGCATCATCGCGATACTGTCGAGGTAGAGGCAGATCATGAGCGTGCGCGCCCCCATCCTCGCCGCGGCGAGCGCCGCCTCGCATCCGGCGTGTCCTGCCCCGATAGTGATTACGTCATATCTGTCGTTTATTAACATTTTACGCCTTTCATGATTTAAAAATATTTATCCTAATTCTCGTAGCTCTCCGTCACTCTTCCCTCCGACACCCTGTGGATGAGTCCGGGAAATTTTTCGACAAACGGCTCCGCCGTCGCCGCGAATACCTGCGTATCCCTGGATAGCAGAGACTCAAAGAGAAGCGTCCGTCCTGATGAATCAAGCTCCGCGGTCACCTCGTCGAGCAGAAGGACGGGGTCGCGTCCTATCTTTCTCTTCACGCCGTCGGCGGCGGCGAGCATCATCGCGATCGCCGTGCGCCGGCGCAGACCGCGGCTCAAAGCCTCGGAGGCCGGTCTTTCACCGGCCATGATAATAATATCGTCGCGGTGCGGCCCCACTATGGGAAATTTCACCGCCGCCTCGCGGCCGCGGTTTGCAATGACCGCCTTCGCGTAATCGTTCTCGCAGTCCTCGTCGAAACCGGCTCCGCCCCTTTTCAGCGACAGCGTGATCTTCACCGGCGTGAGATCCGCCATCCCCTCGAGACATGAAGAGAGCAGCTTTACGCCCTCCA
Above is a window of Cloacibacillus sp. DNA encoding:
- a CDS encoding DciA family protein; amino-acid sequence: MKKIDGARAAGDIVRAGIGNHAKSMADAERWAQLTLSVKLTELEERWEEIAGSPLAQKSQPAQCEYSEEIMTLTVNVSEQSILSAVRFRRAQIEKRVAAFFGCKKIKVDFRVGPIVRRSQAQEPLPSYKRRAPLVLSDEDVEAERRDFEESGISEELALRMARVKLSLEKLAKRASN
- the mnmG gene encoding tRNA uridine-5-carboxymethylaminomethyl(34) synthesis enzyme MnmG → MLINDRYDVITIGAGHAGCEAALAAARMGARTLMICLYLDSIAMMPCNPSIGGPAKGHMVREIDALGGECAAAADSATRHLRWLNTSKGAAVRTLRAQCSPRRYSDHYRTALLTEKNIELHQAQAAELIIEHGEARGVKIKTGQVFFADCVILATGTYLDSKIHIGMTSHKSGPLGMVASTEFARNLRRSGLEIGRLRTDTTPRLHFDTIDWEALDCQRSIEEPQAFSHFGVKKKYDEMVCGLTRTNAETHRIIRKYFSESPLYMGKLGTEGPRYCPSIDDKIIKFPEKDTHPIFLEPITSEGKEVYVQNFSTSMCLEAQFESIKTIKGCESAHILRPGYAIEYDFVVPTQLNPWLETKTIKNLFLAGQINGTSGYEEAAAQGLIAGINAALRVQGSEPFVLRRDEAYIGVLIDDLVTKGTSEPYRMLTSRCEYRLLLRHDNAADRLCGTGHRIGLLSDEKYESFQKMAEATEAEERRLEELKIPPAAEVNERLAAMPSSPLSEGISAKNLLRRPEVSWSFVAELTGSELDPECGEKIANELKYEGYISRQHRQVDKFRRMELLKIPSYIDFGDVHGLSAEGRGKLEKIRPATLGQASRIPGVPPTDIQLLWVAIENGRRQRHEKD